In Deinococcus puniceus, one genomic interval encodes:
- a CDS encoding 3-isopropylmalate dehydratase large subunit — translation MAERILSVRGGKPVYAGDLAVVEVDQVMVVDSIAQSFIERMQRDLEAVPKYPERVSIVIDHVAPASTVSVAQAQKEAREYAAATGVRLFDVGRGICHQVLMEEGLARPGWIVLGSDSHSTTYGAVAAFGTGMGATDIALAAASGKTWLRVPESVKVTFTGNLQPGVSAKDAALEMIRVLGADGATYQSVEMHAGDRFSRGERMTLANLCVEAGAKAGLVVPGGEILTDYGYDIPEWVYPQAGATYVREVVLDLDALRPRMSAPNEVDNVHDVAALSAELRGMHVDQVFIGTCTNGRIEDLREAAAVLKGRKVAPGTRLLIIPASSQVMEQAMEDGTLLTLQRAGAALGTPGCGPCMGRHQGVLAPGEVCVSTSNRNFIGRMGDKDAKVYLASPAVAAATAVMGRIALPEDVLAVVGAVGGY, via the coding sequence ATGGCCGAACGCATCCTGTCGGTACGCGGCGGCAAGCCCGTCTACGCCGGAGATTTGGCGGTTGTCGAAGTCGATCAGGTGATGGTGGTGGACTCTATCGCTCAGAGCTTTATCGAGCGGATGCAGCGTGACCTAGAGGCCGTGCCCAAGTACCCGGAGCGCGTGTCTATCGTGATTGACCATGTGGCCCCGGCTTCTACCGTCAGTGTGGCGCAGGCCCAGAAGGAAGCCCGCGAATACGCCGCCGCAACGGGTGTGCGGCTCTTCGACGTGGGGCGCGGCATCTGCCACCAAGTTCTGATGGAAGAAGGCTTAGCTCGCCCCGGCTGGATCGTGCTGGGTTCCGACAGCCACTCCACGACGTATGGCGCGGTGGCGGCCTTTGGCACAGGCATGGGCGCAACCGATATCGCCCTGGCCGCCGCGAGTGGCAAAACGTGGCTGCGTGTGCCCGAAAGCGTCAAGGTCACGTTTACGGGCAATCTTCAACCCGGCGTGAGTGCCAAAGACGCCGCACTGGAGATGATTCGTGTGCTGGGCGCAGATGGAGCCACCTATCAGAGTGTGGAGATGCACGCCGGAGACCGCTTTTCACGTGGCGAACGCATGACGCTGGCGAACCTGTGCGTTGAGGCGGGCGCAAAAGCAGGATTGGTGGTGCCGGGAGGCGAAATCCTGACCGATTACGGCTACGACATCCCCGAATGGGTGTATCCGCAAGCGGGGGCCACCTACGTGCGCGAAGTGGTGCTGGACTTGGACGCCCTGCGCCCCCGCATGAGTGCACCCAATGAAGTGGACAACGTGCATGACGTGGCCGCCCTCAGCGCCGAACTGCGCGGCATGCACGTCGATCAGGTGTTTATCGGCACCTGCACCAATGGCCGCATAGAAGACTTGCGCGAAGCCGCCGCCGTCCTGAAGGGCCGCAAGGTTGCCCCCGGCACGCGCCTGCTGATTATTCCGGCCAGCAGTCAGGTGATGGAACAGGCGATGGAAGACGGCACCTTGCTGACCCTGCAACGGGCGGGCGCGGCGCTAGGCACCCCCGGCTGTGGCCCGTGCATGGGCCGTCATCAGGGCGTGCTGGCCCCCGGCGAGGTCTGCGTATCCACCAGCAACCGTAATTTCATCGGGCGCATGGGCGACAAGGATGCCAAGGTGTATTTAGCGAGT
- a CDS encoding AMP-binding protein has product MILRDVRAAVSAISQTGLLGVHPAQALAQLGTALAQHGPSLYTLAVWAARRQPEAVALVDDDGPTTYRELVARADAVAAQLPSQSRRIGLLGRNHLTFVVTLLACGRLGLDAVLLNITFSPEEVAAVCASQRLDVLVCDDAFVEGLSLESVPILPVSAFSGSAEQVPIRRQLSRGSISILTSGSTGTPKVVKRQTGGLALLPTVTALLQQLPLRAGAPTLLTLPLFHGHGLATLCVSLLMGAPLYVSSRGTPEAYWRCLVQENIEVLVLVPTVLHRLLNLPDISKLPALRAIICGSAPLPEALAERTQRAFGPVLYNLYGSSEAGLISLATPQTLLAAPGTVGRALPGVAVQLNGREVRVRSGLTPQQTWFDTGDLGTIGAAGLLFLSGRSDDLLVCGGENVYPEQLEARMTRLPDVLECAVVGVPDAEYGQCLHVFIVPSSDAVRLADLERDLARLLPRTLRPKHITLLAALPRNAVGKLMRARLLPE; this is encoded by the coding sequence ATGATTCTAAGAGACGTGCGGGCGGCGGTGTCAGCCATCTCTCAGACCGGATTGCTGGGTGTGCATCCTGCTCAAGCGTTGGCCCAACTCGGTACGGCACTCGCGCAGCACGGCCCCTCGCTGTATACGCTGGCCGTGTGGGCGGCGCGGCGGCAACCGGAGGCAGTGGCGCTGGTAGACGATGACGGCCCCACCACTTACCGGGAGCTGGTAGCACGGGCCGACGCCGTTGCCGCGCAGCTTCCCAGTCAGTCGCGGCGTATAGGCCTGCTGGGCCGCAACCACCTGACCTTCGTGGTAACTCTGCTGGCCTGTGGCCGCTTGGGGCTGGATGCCGTGCTGCTCAATATCACCTTCAGCCCGGAAGAAGTGGCCGCCGTGTGCGCGTCTCAGCGACTTGATGTACTGGTGTGTGACGATGCGTTTGTCGAGGGCTTGAGCTTGGAAAGTGTGCCGATCTTGCCCGTTTCGGCTTTTTCAGGCTCAGCGGAACAGGTTCCAATCCGGCGTCAACTCAGCCGGGGCAGCATCTCTATCCTCACTTCCGGCAGTACGGGGACGCCCAAAGTGGTGAAGCGTCAGACGGGCGGCTTGGCGTTGCTGCCCACCGTCACTGCGTTGCTTCAGCAATTGCCCCTGCGGGCGGGTGCGCCCACGCTGCTTACGCTACCGCTGTTTCACGGACACGGTTTGGCAACTCTCTGCGTCAGTCTGCTGATGGGTGCGCCGCTGTATGTGTCGTCACGGGGCACGCCCGAAGCCTATTGGCGCTGTCTAGTACAGGAAAACATCGAAGTTCTGGTGTTGGTGCCCACCGTGCTTCACCGCCTGCTGAACCTGCCTGACATTTCCAAGCTGCCCGCACTCCGCGCCATCATCTGCGGCTCTGCACCCTTGCCCGAAGCGTTGGCCGAACGGACTCAACGGGCATTCGGCCCCGTACTGTACAACCTCTACGGCTCCAGCGAGGCAGGCCTGATTTCGTTGGCGACGCCTCAGACCTTGCTGGCGGCTCCGGGTACGGTGGGGAGAGCGTTGCCGGGAGTGGCGGTGCAACTGAACGGGAGAGAAGTGCGGGTGCGCTCTGGCCTCACGCCTCAGCAGACTTGGTTTGATACGGGCGATCTGGGAACAATCGGCGCGGCGGGTCTGCTGTTCCTGTCGGGCCGAAGCGACGATCTGCTGGTTTGCGGCGGTGAGAATGTGTATCCAGAGCAGCTCGAAGCCCGGATGACGCGGCTGCCAGATGTGCTGGAGTGTGCAGTGGTGGGCGTTCCAGACGCGGAATACGGCCAGTGTCTTCATGTCTTCATCGTGCCGAGTTCGGACGCTGTGCGGCTTGCTGACCTAGAGCGCGACTTGGCCCGGTTGCTGCCGCGCACGCTGCGGCCCAAGCACATCACGTTGCTGGCGGCCCTGCCCAGAAACGCCGTTGGAAAGCTGATGCGGGCGCGATTGCTCCCCGAATAG
- a CDS encoding SDR family NAD(P)-dependent oxidoreductase: protein MSLARLLLSPPSCRDAYTLRQAVAGKTILITGASFGIGRAAALLLAEAGAEVLLLARSGDELAELATAIRANGGKASSYILDLSKSADLAPVVAQIQAAHPRIHIIVSNAGKSIRRPVLQSGEKRDLERLLAVNFSGPAALLLLLLPRMVAQGGGQIVNVSSVSVGPPPLPRWAAYQGSKAGFDLWFKSLGAELRGRGVRVCSVYLPLVRTRMIAPTPAYRFAPALTPHEAAEAVAYALVHPKVQRIAPWWMKSLELAALLLPGPLGHLLSGWETLELKLSGRQKR from the coding sequence GTGTCCCTAGCTCGCCTCCTGCTCTCGCCCCCCAGTTGCCGAGATGCTTACACGCTCCGGCAAGCAGTAGCGGGCAAAACCATTCTCATCACAGGCGCGTCGTTCGGCATTGGCAGAGCGGCGGCTTTGCTGTTGGCCGAAGCGGGGGCCGAAGTCTTGTTGCTGGCCCGCAGCGGCGATGAATTGGCTGAGCTGGCAACCGCTATTCGCGCCAATGGGGGAAAAGCCAGTTCCTACATACTTGATCTCTCCAAGTCTGCTGACCTCGCCCCAGTGGTGGCACAGATTCAGGCGGCGCACCCCCGAATACACATCATCGTCAGCAATGCGGGCAAGTCTATTCGGCGGCCTGTGCTGCAATCGGGCGAGAAGCGAGACCTAGAGCGCCTGCTGGCCGTCAACTTTTCTGGCCCGGCGGCGCTGTTGCTCCTACTCTTGCCGCGCATGGTGGCGCAGGGCGGCGGGCAGATCGTCAACGTGTCCAGCGTGTCGGTTGGCCCGCCGCCCTTGCCGCGCTGGGCGGCGTATCAGGGCAGCAAGGCGGGTTTCGATCTGTGGTTCAAGAGTCTGGGCGCAGAACTGCGGGGCCGGGGCGTGCGCGTGTGCAGCGTCTATCTGCCGCTGGTGCGTACCCGCATGATCGCTCCCACGCCCGCCTACCGCTTTGCCCCCGCCCTCACGCCGCACGAGGCCGCCGAAGCTGTGGCTTACGCGCTGGTACATCCCAAAGTTCAGCGGATTGCGCCGTGGTGGATGAAGTCGCTGGAACTGGCCGCGCTGCTGCTGCCGGGGCCACTCGGACACCTGCTCAGCGGGTGGGAAACACTAGAACTCAAGCTGTCCGGGCGGCAAAAACGATGA
- a CDS encoding B12-binding domain-containing radical SAM protein: MFKHAPIRVTLAFPNRYSVGMASLGYQVIYRMFNQEEGVACERAFLPDDVEAFEKGGQPLPTVETGRAAGNCELFAISVSFELDLTNIIRLLDIAGMHPLREKRDDSDPVVMVGGPLTSSNPYPLTPFADVIIIGDGEQIVPVVSEALREATSREDFYDLIDGMPGVFLPARHTHEPKWATAPKELLPAYSQIVTPHSELSNMFLVEAQRGCPRPCTFCLARTMYGPNRNNQAQELLDVIPDWVQKVGLVGAALSDFPHTKYVGRTLTDRGIKLGVSSIRADTVDAELAEILKAGGLRTFTVASDAPSERLRRWLKKGITTEDLTKTAQISRDLGFKGIKVYMMIGLGPENDDDISELISFTKDLAKINRIALGISPFVPKRHTPHFADAFAGVQVIEKRMKRIQKELRTTAELRNVSAKWAWVESVVARGGPEVGMAAYSIYRNESIGAWKKALEEVGWSDEFETNAAAIDLPPGQYAPGEVSAHAQGLAV, from the coding sequence ATGTTCAAACACGCACCTATCCGCGTCACGCTCGCTTTTCCCAACCGCTACAGCGTGGGCATGGCCTCTCTTGGCTATCAGGTCATCTACCGCATGTTCAATCAGGAAGAGGGAGTGGCCTGCGAACGTGCCTTCCTGCCCGACGATGTAGAGGCCTTCGAGAAGGGCGGCCAACCGCTGCCCACCGTCGAAACGGGCCGTGCGGCGGGCAACTGCGAACTGTTCGCCATCAGCGTCAGCTTCGAGCTAGACCTGACCAACATCATCCGCCTGCTGGACATCGCCGGAATGCACCCCCTGCGCGAAAAGCGCGACGATTCCGATCCTGTCGTCATGGTGGGCGGTCCGCTGACCAGTTCCAACCCCTACCCGCTCACGCCGTTTGCCGACGTAATCATCATTGGCGACGGAGAGCAGATTGTGCCCGTGGTGTCCGAAGCCCTGCGCGAAGCCACGTCCCGCGAAGACTTTTATGACCTGATTGACGGGATGCCGGGTGTATTCTTGCCTGCCCGCCACACCCACGAACCCAAATGGGCCACCGCGCCCAAAGAACTGCTCCCCGCTTACAGTCAGATCGTGACGCCACACAGCGAACTGAGCAACATGTTCCTCGTGGAAGCCCAGCGCGGCTGCCCCCGCCCCTGCACCTTCTGCCTCGCCCGCACCATGTACGGCCCCAACCGCAACAATCAGGCGCAGGAGTTGCTGGACGTGATTCCCGATTGGGTACAGAAAGTGGGCTTGGTGGGCGCGGCCCTCAGCGACTTTCCGCATACCAAATACGTGGGCCGCACCCTCACTGACCGGGGTATCAAGCTGGGCGTGTCGTCCATCCGTGCCGATACCGTAGACGCAGAACTGGCCGAAATCTTGAAGGCGGGCGGTCTGCGAACCTTCACCGTCGCCTCCGACGCGCCTTCCGAGCGCCTGCGCCGCTGGCTGAAGAAAGGTATCACTACCGAGGATTTGACCAAAACCGCGCAGATCAGCCGCGATCTGGGTTTCAAGGGCATCAAGGTCTACATGATGATCGGCCTCGGCCCCGAAAACGACGACGATATTTCGGAGCTGATCTCGTTCACCAAAGACCTCGCCAAGATCAACCGGATTGCGCTGGGCATCAGTCCTTTTGTGCCCAAGCGCCATACGCCGCACTTTGCCGACGCTTTTGCAGGCGTGCAGGTCATCGAAAAGCGCATGAAACGCATTCAGAAGGAACTGCGGACAACGGCAGAACTCCGCAACGTGTCGGCCAAATGGGCATGGGTAGAAAGCGTGGTGGCACGCGGCGGCCCCGAAGTCGGTATGGCGGCCTATTCCATCTACCGCAACGAGAGCATCGGTGCATGGAAAAAAGCGCTGGAAGAAGTGGGCTGGAGCGACGAGTTCGAGACCAACGCCGCCGCCATTGACCTGCCGCCCGGCCAGTACGCCCCCGGAGAAGTCAGCGCCCACGCGCAGGGCTTGGCGGTCTAA
- the icd gene encoding NADP-dependent isocitrate dehydrogenase, giving the protein METHIKVPAQGEKITMQGGKLSVPNHPVIPFVEGDGTGADIWKASVRVLDAAVEVAYGGEKKIEWMEVYAGEKSTQVYGAGEWLPAETIKAFDEYLFGIKGPLTTPVGTGIRSINVALRQELDLYACVRPVQYFAGVPSPVKRPQDVDMVIFRENTEDIYAGIEYKAGTPEADKMRDFLMNEMGVTKIRFPNTSSFGIKPVSQEGTERLVRAAIQFALDNGRKSVAIVHKGNIMKFTEGGFRDWAYDLAKREFGGVEIDGGPWLQLPGGIVIKDVIADNFLQQILLRPTEYDVIATLNLNGDYVSDALAAQVGGIGIAPGANINYVSGHAIFEATHGTAPKYAGKDVINPSSVILSGEMMLRYMGWTEAADLILKGLDQTIQQRVVTYDFARNMEGATEVKTSQFADKIIENMRGAGA; this is encoded by the coding sequence ATGGAAACTCATATCAAGGTGCCCGCGCAGGGCGAAAAAATCACCATGCAGGGCGGCAAACTTAGCGTGCCCAATCATCCGGTCATTCCGTTCGTGGAAGGCGACGGCACGGGCGCAGACATCTGGAAGGCCAGCGTGCGCGTGCTGGACGCTGCCGTAGAAGTCGCTTACGGCGGCGAAAAGAAGATCGAATGGATGGAAGTCTACGCGGGCGAGAAGTCCACGCAGGTCTACGGCGCTGGCGAGTGGCTGCCCGCTGAAACGATCAAGGCGTTCGACGAATACCTGTTCGGCATCAAGGGGCCGCTGACGACGCCAGTGGGCACGGGCATCCGCTCCATCAACGTGGCGCTCCGTCAGGAACTCGACCTGTACGCCTGTGTGCGCCCCGTGCAGTACTTCGCGGGCGTGCCTAGCCCGGTCAAGCGCCCCCAAGACGTGGATATGGTCATTTTCCGCGAGAACACCGAAGACATCTACGCCGGAATCGAGTACAAGGCCGGAACGCCCGAAGCCGACAAGATGCGCGATTTCCTGATGAATGAAATGGGTGTGACTAAAATCCGTTTCCCCAACACGTCCAGCTTCGGCATCAAGCCCGTGTCTCAGGAAGGCACCGAGCGTCTGGTGCGGGCCGCCATCCAGTTTGCCCTCGACAACGGGCGCAAGAGCGTGGCTATCGTGCACAAGGGCAACATCATGAAGTTCACGGAAGGCGGTTTCCGCGACTGGGCCTACGACCTCGCCAAACGCGAATTCGGCGGCGTGGAAATTGACGGCGGCCCCTGGCTCCAACTCCCCGGCGGCATCGTCATCAAAGACGTGATCGCCGACAACTTCCTCCAGCAAATCCTGCTGCGTCCCACCGAGTACGACGTGATCGCCACCCTCAACCTCAACGGCGATTACGTGTCTGACGCCCTTGCCGCGCAAGTGGGCGGCATCGGCATCGCGCCCGGAGCCAACATCAACTACGTGTCGGGCCACGCCATTTTCGAGGCCACGCACGGCACGGCTCCCAAATACGCGGGCAAAGACGTCATCAACCCCAGCAGCGTGATTCTGTCGGGCGAAATGATGCTGCGCTACATGGGCTGGACGGAAGCCGCCGACCTGATCCTCAAGGGCCTCGACCAGACCATTCAGCAGCGCGTCGTGACCTACGATTTCGCCCGCAACATGGAAGGCGCAACCGAAGTTAAGACCAGTCAGTTTGCCGACAAGATCATTGAAAACATGCGCGGTGCAGGCGCTTAA
- a CDS encoding carbohydrate ABC transporter permease translates to MTIPTRRESRREQHKKGSSGAKVTLRNTLIAYAFMLPFLILLVVYHTWPVFFGTYLAFTEYNVITPPKWVGVDNFRELAQDEQFWSGLRNSLKYILVVPVIQGLSIAVAMLVNRPMKGIGFFRTAYYVPVVTSFAVVGLIWTWMYQQEGPVNFVLQALGLMDEPKSLLNNPVTALYAVMFVTLWKGIGYYMVLYLAGLQTIAPELEEAAVIDGATRLQVFWNITLPGLRPTILVCSLLSTISAIKVFEEIYVMTSGGPAGSTYTALFYTFSRAFVDFKFGQAAAAGLVIAIISIFFGLINFRITRGGKADA, encoded by the coding sequence ATGACCATCCCTACCCGGCGTGAATCGCGCCGTGAGCAGCACAAGAAGGGCAGTTCCGGGGCCAAAGTCACCCTCAGGAACACCCTGATCGCCTACGCCTTCATGCTGCCGTTCCTGATCTTGCTGGTCGTGTACCACACGTGGCCCGTGTTTTTCGGTACGTACCTCGCGTTCACGGAATACAACGTCATCACTCCGCCCAAATGGGTGGGCGTGGATAACTTCCGGGAGTTGGCGCAGGACGAGCAATTTTGGTCGGGCCTCCGCAACAGCCTGAAATACATTCTGGTGGTTCCGGTCATTCAGGGCCTCAGCATCGCCGTTGCCATGTTAGTCAACCGCCCCATGAAAGGCATCGGCTTTTTCCGCACCGCCTATTATGTGCCCGTTGTCACCAGCTTTGCGGTAGTCGGCCTGATCTGGACGTGGATGTACCAGCAGGAAGGCCCGGTGAACTTCGTGCTGCAAGCGTTGGGGCTGATGGACGAGCCCAAAAGCCTGCTGAACAACCCCGTGACGGCGCTGTACGCGGTGATGTTCGTGACGCTCTGGAAGGGCATCGGCTACTACATGGTGCTGTATCTGGCGGGCCTGCAAACTATTGCGCCCGAACTGGAAGAAGCGGCAGTGATAGACGGCGCGACTCGCCTGCAAGTGTTCTGGAACATCACTTTGCCGGGGCTGCGGCCTACGATTTTGGTGTGTAGCCTGCTGTCCACCATCAGCGCCATCAAGGTGTTCGAGGAAATTTACGTGATGACCAGCGGCGGGCCTGCGGGCAGCACGTACACGGCGCTGTTCTACACGTTCTCGCGGGCGTTCGTAGACTTCAAATTTGGGCAGGCGGCGGCGGCAGGCTTGGTCATCGCCATCATCAGCATTTTCTTCGGCCTGATCAATTTCCGCATTACGCGGGGAGGCAAAGCCGATGCTTGA
- a CDS encoding carbohydrate ABC transporter permease has product MLEQPATTSPQRRAATAQETAHVASGLRSRRKRKNLLLNGLAYLVLCIIALIMLYPFYWTLITSFEPTGNIYQAKLWPSGWSIKNYVEVFQGTTVPFWRMALNSVVICTLGVVFTVGFAALAAYPLAKMQFPGRDLIFYAILTLMVLPNEAGLIVNYSTTVNLGLLRQDNPILNVLAQYAAVVLPGLASIVGLFLIRQAYLGVPMELIEAARIDGAKELTIWRRVMLPLALPTIVAFSILEFVAYWNSFLWARIVLRDKELLPLSAGLLELSGTFSTNSRAVMAGAVLTIIPILIVFAFGQKYFMKGIEGAVKG; this is encoded by the coding sequence ATGCTTGAGCAACCCGCCACCACATCGCCGCAACGCCGGGCCGCCACCGCACAGGAAACGGCGCACGTCGCGTCCGGCCTCCGCTCCCGCCGCAAGCGCAAGAACCTGCTGCTGAACGGGCTGGCTTACTTGGTGCTGTGCATCATCGCCCTGATCATGCTGTATCCGTTCTACTGGACACTCATCACCAGCTTCGAACCCACCGGTAACATCTATCAGGCCAAGCTTTGGCCGTCGGGCTGGAGCATCAAGAATTACGTCGAAGTGTTTCAGGGCACCACCGTTCCCTTTTGGCGCATGGCCCTCAACAGCGTCGTCATCTGCACGCTGGGCGTCGTCTTTACAGTGGGATTTGCGGCGCTGGCGGCCTATCCGCTGGCAAAAATGCAGTTTCCGGGCCGCGACCTGATTTTTTACGCCATCCTGACCCTGATGGTGCTGCCCAACGAGGCGGGCCTGATCGTCAACTATTCCACCACCGTGAATCTGGGCCTGCTGCGCCAAGACAACCCTATTTTGAACGTGCTGGCACAGTATGCCGCCGTCGTGCTGCCGGGACTGGCCTCCATCGTGGGCCTGTTCCTCATTCGCCAAGCCTACTTGGGCGTGCCGATGGAACTGATCGAAGCCGCCCGCATAGACGGCGCAAAAGAACTGACCATCTGGCGGCGCGTGATGCTGCCGCTGGCGCTGCCCACCATCGTCGCCTTCTCGATTCTGGAATTCGTGGCCTACTGGAATTCCTTCCTATGGGCTAGAATCGTGCTGCGCGACAAGGAATTGTTGCCGCTGTCGGCGGGATTGCTGGAACTCAGCGGGACGTTCAGCACCAACAGTCGGGCCGTCATGGCGGGCGCGGTGCTGACCATCATTCCCATCCTGATCGTGTTCGCCTTCGGGCAAAAGTACTTTATGAAGGGGATTGAAGGCGCGGTGAAGGGGTGA